The segment TTAGCCTCTGCACCTTGCAAGCCGCTCATGACGCCTTCCGCGGGCCTAACTTTGTATTAGCTGGAGGCTCTCGGTCAGAGATAGGCGGAATCAGGTTCGGCATAGCTCCCCCCCGTCGCCGAGATAGGCGGACGAGGCGTCGGCCTATCCCGATCCGAAATAGGCGGAATCCGGCGCCCCGAAGGGCCCGGCCGCTATCGAACGTTAGAGCGGGCTCCTGACACCCCGGCCTCCGGACTGGTCCCGCAGGGTACAGGCCAATCGAAGGCCGCGGGCCCTGCCCCGCATCGCGATGTCATCGAATGCACATACGGCTGACACCCGTCCTCCGCGGAAAGCATACGCCTTTGCGCCATCGGCCGGCCCTTTTTGCACCTCGCATGCCTTCTCCATCGCGAAAGGGCCGAAACGGGGACAACGCGACGCGGGACTCTCGGTCCGACTCCCGAAACGCAAGAGTCAAAAGCGCCAAAGACACCGCCGGGCCGATCCGACGGGTCAGGAAACCGGGACGCGTGTGCCGGCGCCCGAATGTTTGTCGAGCAGGAACGCCGCGAAAGCCTTGTCGGCCGTGTGGATGTGGTGGACGAGCCAGAGCTCGAACGAGCGGGCCGCGAGCGGAAGCCCCGTTTCCTCCGACACGATCGACTCCTCGAGCGCGCGGAGCTCCTGGATGAGCTGGTCGTGCTCGCGCTCGTGGGTCTGGTAGCCGGGATAGGCGTGGAGCCGCATGAGGAGCTGCTCGGCGATGAAGTGCGCTTCCGTGACGTCCTGGAGCTGGCCGATCAATTCGCTCGCCCGCGGCCAGTCGTCGGCCGCGAACGCCTCGAGCATCGACGCCAGGATCTGCACCTGGAGGAGGTGCTCCATGTCGATCTCGGGAATGCCGAGACGCAGGACGTCGGGAAGCTCGTTGTCCATGCGCGAATGGTAACGCGGAAGACCCGGACCGAATGATGCAAGTGAATCGGACGGCGGAAGTCGCGAGCGGCCGGAGGCCCGGTTACCGCGAGGTGACCCGTCGCGGATGGGAGGCGGCCCCACCCCGTCATCGCTGAGGAGCGGACCGCCGCTCCGCTCAGACCCTCCGCAACGGAAGGGAAGCGCCGAGCGGGATGATGACCGGGCGGGCGCGAACGGGACCCTGCGAGTCGCCCCCTCGCTTCGCTAGAAGCGGAGCGACAGGCACGAGAGGCCGCCGTCCATCTTCCGGAACTCGGACATCTCGACGGCCGTCACGGGATACCCGAGGCCCGCGAGCGACGCTTCGAGGCGCGGG is part of the Thermoanaerobaculia bacterium genome and harbors:
- a CDS encoding hemerythrin domain-containing protein; the protein is MDNELPDVLRLGIPEIDMEHLLQVQILASMLEAFAADDWPRASELIGQLQDVTEAHFIAEQLLMRLHAYPGYQTHEREHDQLIQELRALEESIVSEETGLPLAARSFELWLVHHIHTADKAFAAFLLDKHSGAGTRVPVS